One Helianthus annuus cultivar XRQ/B chromosome 7, HanXRQr2.0-SUNRISE, whole genome shotgun sequence genomic region harbors:
- the LOC110868095 gene encoding uncharacterized protein LOC110868095 gives MALSYHKAQTHNPYRPIPFLFPLLASPDDRIGIGETMGYVLRVRFASFFAGAAVALAAGSYYLHKDYKIAHQAMSQQMNNLYKSLDGRISSLENLKEGEAMKPIEDAE, from the exons ATGGCTCTATCGTATCATAAGGCCCAAACTCATAACCCATATCGGCCCATACCCTTCTTATTCCCCCTTTTGGCATCCCCTGACGATCGAATCGGAATCGGAGAAACCATGGGATACGTACTGAGGGTGAGATTCGCGTCGTTCTTCGCCGGAGCTGCGGTGGCGTTAGCCGCCGGATCTTATTACCTTCACAAGGATTACAAGATTGCTCATCAAGCTATGTCTCAACAG ATGAACAATCTTTATAAGTCTCTGGACGGACGCATATCTTCGTTGGAAAATTTGAAAGAAGGTGAAGCAATGAAGCCCATTGAAGATGCAGAATAA
- the LOC110868093 gene encoding protein BRANCHLESS TRICHOME, which produces MMITTTMTMVNTKTTSSPTWKLYENPFYTSPQIHNNNNQQNKQQEEQQDHNKQLHLLHLPVSTRKITASFWDLTFIKPFMDSELDTAKAQIMELKAQLEYERKARKKMEFLNKKLAKEVCGEKKEREAMEKVCEELAGELASSKSEISRLKMEMEEERKMLRVAEVLREERVQMKLSEAKFILEEKISELEIRKMTHKNNDQEQEEPENRNVISGNSMKLQGRKVSLEPENPHIKRGIRGFVEFPRVVRAIGSRSRHLGTKLECQKAQLMILLKQKTQIQSNNLIMS; this is translated from the coding sequence ATGATGataacaacaacaatgactaTGGTCAATACAAAAACAACCTCATCCCCAACCTGGAAACTCTATGAAAATCCCTTTTACACTTCTCCTCAAATccacaataacaacaatcaacaaaacaaacaacaagAAGAACAACAAGATCACAACAAGCAACTACATCTTCTTCATCTACCTGTTTCCACTCGGAAGATCACTGCATCTTTCTGGGATCTTACGTTCATCAAGCCGTTTATGGATTCAGAACTCGACACGGCTAAAGCGCAGATCATGGAGCTCAAAGCGCAGCTAGAGTATGAGCGAAAAGCGCGTAAAAAGATGGAGTTTTTGAACAAGAAGCTAGCAAAAGAGGTGTGTGgagagaagaaagaaagagaagcaATGGAGAAAGTATGTGAAGAACTCGCGGGTGAGTTAGCTTCAAGTAAATCAGAAATAAGTAGGTTGAAGATGGAAATGGAAGAAGAGAGAAAGATGTTACGTGTGGCTGAAGTTTTGAGAGAAGAAAGGGTGCAAATGAAGCTTAGTGAAGCTAAGTTCATTTTAGAAGAAAAGATTTCAGAATTGGAGATCAGGAAAATGACCCACAAGAataatgatcaagaacaagaagaGCCCGAAAACCGCAATGTTATATCTGGGAATTCGATGAAGTTACAAGGTAGAAAGGTGTCGTTAGAGCCCGAAAACCCTCACATAAAGCGTGGGATTCGCGGGTTCGTGGAGTTTCCGCGAGTCGTTAGAGCGATCGGGTCGAGAAGCAGGCATTTGGGTACGAAACTAGAGTGTCAAAAGGCTCAACTCATGATATTATTGAAACAGAAGACACAAATCCAGTCTAATAATCTTATTATGAGTTAA